Proteins from a genomic interval of Oncorhynchus keta strain PuntledgeMale-10-30-2019 unplaced genomic scaffold, Oket_V2 Un_scaffold_1109_pilon_pilon, whole genome shotgun sequence:
- the LOC118379858 gene encoding lysophosphatidylcholine acyltransferase 2-like has protein sequence MTPRRVFALPRQQSLFLPAVLNPFVQEVKLAKADIIKCVFRGIFLVPIRAIFLTLVLMVTWPVAVITTFMHPLKGAVAPMTGWRRFMCRRVMAFLGRSYYFFMGFRVVVKGQQVSSAEAPILAVAPHSTFFDGIVCIVAGLPSTVSRTENLATPIFGRFVRCLQPVLVSRQDPDSRKNTIMEIDSRAKSGGRWPQILVFPEGTCTNRSCLITFKQGAFVPGVPVQPVVMRYPNRLDTVTWTWQGFSSRTLLLLTLSQLYTNVEIEFLPPVTPTEEEKKRPVLFARTVRNVMAQALGVPVTDHTYEDCRLMISAGELTLPMEAGLVEFTKISQKLDLKWDNVKKELEGFAAVACSCKGGRINIQEFASFLKLPISPTLQELFALFDRDGDGTIDFREYVIGVTILCRPANTEEVLRTAFQLFDTDEDQRITHEEFSSMLRSALGVCDLNVSKLFKEIDTDSSEFITFSEFQAFALNHPEYAKLFTTYLELQRYQALQGVESELSSTNHVPSEDNQEESISDKKDD, from the exons ATGACTCCCCGGAGAGTGTTCGCGCTACCCAGGCAGCAATCCCTGTTTCTTCCGGCCGTCCTTAATCCTTTTGTGCAGGAGGTGAAATTGGCCAAGGCTGACATTATCAAA TGTGTATTCCGGGGAATCTTCCTGGTACCTATCCGTGCCATCTTCCTGACTCTGGTTCTCATGGTAACATGGCCTGTTGCTGTCATAACAACATTCATGCACCCTCTCAAAGGAGCAGTGGCACCCATGACCGGATGGAGACG GTTCATGTGTCGGCGTGTGATGGCATTCCTGGGGAGGTCCTACTACTTCTTCATGGGCTTCAGGGTGGTGGTGAAGGGCCAGCAGGTGAGCAGTGCAGAGGCCCCCATTCTGGCTGTAGCCCCACACTCCACCTTCTTTGATGGCATTGTGTGCATCGTAGCAGGCCTGCCCTCCACTGTGTCCCGCACTGAGAACCTCGCCACTCCTATATTTGGCA GGTTTGTGCGGTGTCTCCAGCCGGTGCTGGTCTCCAGACAGGACCCAGACTCCCGTAAGAACACCATTATGGAGATAGACAGCAGAGCCAAGTCCGGAGGCCGCTGGCCACAG ATCCTGGTCTTCCCTGAGGGGACTTGTACAAATCGCTCATGTCTCATCACTTTCAAACAAG GTGCCTTCGTCCCTGGGGTCCCGGTGCAGCCTGTGGTCATGAGATATCCCAACAGACTGGACACTGTGACTTGGACTTGGCAAGGCTTCAGCTC GAGAACCCTGCTGCTTCTCACTCTGTCTCAGCTCTACACCAATGTAGAGATAGAG TTTCTTCCTCCAGTTACCCCTACTGAGGAGGAAAAGAAAAGACCTGTGCTGTTCGCCAGGACAGTACGAAATGTTATGGccca GGCCCTGGGTGTGCCAGTGACGGACCACACATATGAGGACTGTAGACTGATGATCTCGGCTGGGGAGCTCACCCTGCCAATGGAGGCTGGTCTAGTGGAGTTCACTAAGATCAGCCAAAAACTTGA CCTGAAGTGGGACAACGTGAAGAAGGAGCTGGAGGGCTTTGCAGCTGTGGCCTGCTCCTGTAAAGGAGGCCGCATCAACATCCAGGAGTTCGCCAGCTTCCTCAAGCTGCCCATCAGCCCCACCCTGCAGGAGCTGTTTGCTCTATTTGACAGG gatggagaTGGCACCATTGACTTCAGAGAGTATGTCATCGGTGTAACCATCTTATGTCGGCCAGCTAACACCGAAGAGGTCCTCCGCACAGCTTTCCAG ctgtTTGACACTGACGAGGACCAAAGAATCACTCATGAAGAGTTCTCCTCCATGCTTCGCTCTGCTCTAGGCGTGTGTGACCTCAACGTCTCCAAACTCTTTAAGGagatagatacagacagctctgaATTCATCACTTTCT CCGAGTTCCAGGCGTTTGCCCTGAACCACCCAGAGTATGCCAAGCTGTTCACCACCTATCTGGAGCTCCAGCGGTACCAGGCCCTCCAGGGGGTGGAGTCAGAACTCTCTTCCACCAATCATGTCCCCTCTGAGGACAACCAGGAAGAGAGCATCTCTGACAAGAAGGACGACTAA